From a region of the Phragmites australis chromosome 21, lpPhrAust1.1, whole genome shotgun sequence genome:
- the LOC133903074 gene encoding cysteine-rich receptor-like protein kinase 10, with amino-acid sequence MAGVLLIIIGVLLMAPSAAATAAVCGNGSNYTANGTYQSNLAFLAATLPINASSSPQLFATATAGQAPNMVYALALCRGDITNVTACSACVADSFQYAQQMCPFHKGAAVYYDDCLLGFSGNNILAPSNNITQDNSTLFQYWNQQTIAGDPALVTADVRELLTQTAQEAAGTARRFATTFMDASSSAIPTLYSLAQCTPDLSAADCLACLQRIIGLVNATTSVRVGGRILLLRCNIRFEAFMFYYGQPMKRITPSSIAPAPPVPAPTTNKRLGSRPWVITLFVAPPLAVVAFCFIFYCRWRRRRYRKGKVRLGEKRTNNLQGGDELDWEMEAELSEFSVFDFHQIVEATSNFSEENKLGEGGFGPVYKGQFPEGTEIAVKRLASHSGQGFVEFKNEVQLIAKLQHSNLVRLLGCCSQGEEKILVYEYLPNKSLDFFIFDETRKALLDWNKRLAIIEGIAEGLLYLHKHSRLRVIHRDLKPSNILLDNEMNPKISDFGLAKIFSSNNIEGTTTTRVVGTYGYMAPEYASGGLFSIKSDVFSFGVIILEILSGKRNSGSHQCGDFINLLGYAWQLWDEGRWTELVDASLVPKSYSTEMTRCINIALLCVQENAADRPTMLDAVAMLSSKTKILEEPKHPPYFNLRVGNEEASTATKSCSINDMAISVTARR; translated from the exons ATGGCGGGCGTCCTTCTCATCATCATTGGCGTCCTCCTCATGGCGCCGTCGGCAGCGGCAACGGCGGCGGTCTGCGGCAACGGCAGCAATTACACGGCCAACGGCACCTACCAGTCTAACCTTGCCTTCCTCGCCGCCACCCTCCCAATcaacgcctcctcctccccgcagCTCtttgccaccgccaccgccggccAAGCCCCCAACATGGTGTACGCGCTCGCGCTCTGCCGCGGCGACATCACCAACGTCACCGCGTGCAGCGCCTGCGTCGCCGACTCGTTCCAGTACGCGCAGCAGATGTGCCCCTTCCACAAGGGCGCCGCCGTCTACTACGACGACTGCCTCCTCGGCTTCTCCGGCAACAACATCCTCGCCCCGTCCAATAATATTACACAAGATAACAGCACCCTCTTCCAGTATTGGAACCAGCAGACCATCGCCGGCGACCCCGCCCTGGTGACAGCCGACGTCCGCGAGCTGCTGACGCAGACGGCCCAGGAGGCGGCCGGCACGGCGAGGCGGTTCGCCACCACGTTCATGGACGCCTCCAGCAGCGCCATCCCGACGCTCTACTCCCTGGCGCAGTGCACGCCGGACCTGTCCGCCGCCGACTGCCTCGCGTGCCTCCAGCGGATCATCGGCTTGGTCAACGCCACCACGTCGGTGCGCGTGGGAGGACGGATCCTGCTGCTGCGGTGCAACATCAGGTTCGAGGCGTTTATGTTCTACTACGGCCAACCCATGAAGCGGATCACGCCATCATCCATCGCTCCGGCACCTCCCGTCCCGGCTCCGACGACAAACAAGA GACTTGGGAGCAGGCCCTGGGTGATTACCTTGTTTGTAGCACCTCCTCTAGCGGTAGTAGCATTCTGCTTCATCTTTTACTGTCGTTGGCGAAGAAGAAGGTACAGAAAAG GTAAAGTGAGATTAGGAGAAAAGCGTACTAACAACTTGCAAGGAGGAGATGAACTAGATTGGGAAATGGAAGCAGAGCTCTCCGAGTTTTCGGTTTTCGACTTTCATCAGATAGTGGAGGCTACAAGCAACTTCTCCGAAGAAAACAAACTTGGGGAAGGTGGATTTGGCCCTGTATATAAG GGCCAGTTTCCTGAGGGAACGGAGATAGCAGTTAAGAGACTTGCTTCACATTCAGGACAAGGTTTCGTAGAGTTCAAAAATGAGGTACAGCTCATAGCAAAACTCCAGCACAGCAATTTGGTTAGGCTCTTGGGATGTTGCTCTCAAGGAGAGGAGAAAATATTGGTCTATGAATACTTGCCCAACAAAAGCTTGGACTTCTTTATCTTCG ATGAAACTAGAAAAGCTTTACTCGATTGGAATAAACGTCTAGCAATAATAGAAGGAATTGCAGAAGGACTTCTTTATCTACATAAGCACTCCCGGTTGCGTGTCATACATCGAGATCTTAAACCAAGCAACATTCTCTTGGACAACGAAATGAATCCTAAAATCTCAGACTTCGGGCTAGCAAAAATATTTAGCTCAAATAACATAGAAGGAACCACTACAACAAGAGTGGTTGGTACATA TGGCTACATGGCTCCTGAGTACGCTTCAGGGGGACTCTTCTCGATCAAATCCGATGTCTTCAGCTTTGGCGTTATTATTCTTGAGATACTGAGCGGAAAACGGAATTCTGGTAGCCATCAGTGTGGAGATTTCATCAATCTCCTTGGATAT GCATGGCAGTTATGGGACGAGGGAAGATGGACTGAACTCGTTGATGCATCCTTGGTTCCCAAGAGTTACTCGACAGAAATGACGAGGTGCATTAACATTGCATTGTTGTGTGTACAAGAGAATGCAGCTGATCGACCGACCATGTTAGATGCTGTTGCAATGCTTAGCAGCAAGACTAAGATCCTGGAAGAGCCGAAGCACCCACCATATTTCAATTTAAGGGTAGGAAATGAAGAAGCATCAACTGCTACTAAGTCGTGCAGTATTAATGATATGGCCATATCTGTCACAGCTCGTAGATAG